ACGCTGCTCCAGCCACCGAGGATCCAGGAGGCCAATTCGCATGTGTTCTTGCATTTTACTGGCAGGAATTTTCTCTCCAGTGATGGGGGAAACAAGATACTCATCTGGAGCTGGGGCGGGTGGTAATGGTTTTGAggctagaaaaacaaaaccacactgtcaAAAAACACACCAGAGGATGCAGCCTAGAAACAAATGCTTTTGAGATTATTCAGGGAGAAATAAAAGCTTCTCTTCACCAGCCTGATTTACCTTTGGGATCGTAATCTTTCCGCACAATGACTTGATCTGGTGTGGGAGGAAGAGGTGGTGGCATCGGGGTTTCTGGAGGAGGAGGAACCTTCTGaccttcatcttcatcatctgaGCCCTtatttaggaaaaagaaatcataatCAAGTTCCTGTAGTCAAATATCAACAAATAAGATTTGAGAAAGGTCTAAAATTCCTATGCAGGGCTGGAAGAAGTGATGATGCAGCTCCGAGGCAATAGAGTCATTTTGCCTCCAGACACCTATGCTACAGTGGTTCCTCTGGATAATATGACTTCAGAAATTCAGCAGAGGCAGAAGAGGAAGCAAGTGCTCCTCAGCTTCCACATCACAACAGCACAGCAAGCAGGGGCATAGGGTTAAGCACGCTCATGTTCCTTGTAACCAGAAAACCAGCTTACAGGAAGAGTCTAAAATGAGTCATCTTTCAGTGTTCCAGACCCTGTGCAGAAAAAAGCCCAAAAGGCTTGATCACAGAAATATAAACCCCACACCATTAGGTGACAGAATTACTGGATTTCTCTCTTGGAAGTCATATTGTCATGGAAAATATTATAAATAACGTATTCCAGCATTCCAGCAGGAACAAGTTGTCTTGGAATTCCATCAGAAGGAAATCTCATTTCTTCAAGAAACTGAGGAACTTCTGACCGTGAAAGTGAAGGGGACTGTAAACCACACAGCCTGCACTGGACAAAGGTAACGCTGATTCTGTTGGCGAGTTACCTCATCCATATCCTGTACTTGTGTGTCTTGATCTGGCTGGGCTGGGGGCTCCTCTGTTTTCTCTTGTTTCTCATCTTCTTCATCTGACTCCACCTCCATCTCTACTTCCTCACTTTCCCCAAACTTCTCGTAACGCTCCTGGATCAGGATTCGAGCTCCCAACTCTTCTGGAGTGGTGGGAGGAGGGAAATTCCCTGCAAGGCAAAATGCAAAGATGCTGTTTCTCTATCCTGTATCATTCCTCAATGCATCAGTTTCTTGaatgaaaaacagtttctctACAAAGCAGTGGCACTAAAACCTCCTGGATGCCAAGGTGTTTAAGGAGGAATGGATGGAGTCTACACAGACCAACACCAGCAAGACACATGAAGATGAAGGTACTTATAGGTGAAAGCATCACTGGAAAGTGGGACAAGTTCTGCTGTGCTGGCAGAAAAGCAGACACTAGTGCAGTCCTGGACTTTGTGCTGACTTCAGAGAaacacccagccctgcacactgtCACTAGGCggctttcccttttctctttgacAGGTACACAGCTGTAAAACCCCACGCCTGTCCAAAAAGGGCGTTTCCCTACTGAAAGGGAGCAGCACGTCAGAGAGGTCACAGCGCTGAACTCCAGTACCTTGCTCACTGGGCTGGAAGTCGACTGTTTCCACGACCACAAAGTCATGCCAGTCAATCTGGGCGTAAGCAACAcgctccttttccttctcctcctcttccttctttctctctcgcTCCTGGAACTTTGCCCATTCCACTCTGTAATACACCTGCATGAGCAGAGGCAAAGCAAACACCAGATGTCAGATGAGAAACACATCACTGTCATCTCTACAGCATCCACAAGTTTACGCTACCAGCCCTTTCAGGGCACTCACATAAGTGCTACTTCAGAAGCCTGGCACGAcaaatatttctatttcatttAAAACTACAGGTTTGCCCATTGAGTAAAGCACTGCATCAGCTTTGTAAAGTGGCTTTCTGCAGCTGGAAGTGCAGATTTATTGAGCCAAGACCCAGCCACACAAGTACAACATGACTCAGGTACCGCTGCAGATTCACAGTCAGCAAACAATGCACAGACACTTCATTACAACCCCGTAATGTCACCTTTCCAGAGCAAAACTAGCCCCTGTAACAGAGACAGGTGGCCAAGTAATAAAGAACAGCTTGGAAGGACTTTAAGTGGCTGAGGTGTCATGGCGAAGTTGTCTGAGGGAGACATTCTGCTTTGTAAAGCGTTTGGACATGGTGCTGTGCAGTATCTATGCCTCTGTGGTGTCACAACTAACACTAATTAAATTAGTAGTTTAAAGACACACCTGGGTACCCTGTATCCAGGTGACTACACAGGACACATTCATTTTATTCTCTGTATGTTTTTGTTCGTTGCCAATAAGTCAGAAACGTGCGAAGAGAAAAAATTCAACACATCTGAAATGCTTCAGCAGTTCTGCAAATTCTTCATGCAATACCTGATCTAGGACTTCCTTGGGATTTTCGGCCTCTTTCTTGAGTTTGAGCAGTAAGCCTTTCGGTGGGATCAAGATCTGAAACATATTTTGCATGACAGTTGGTGACAATTCTTTTTGCCAAAGCCTCCTTAACAGTAATTATTCTCTTTCCACACTGATAAAAACACCCGCAGGCCCCTGGGGCTATGTTCCATTTATTCTGTTGCAACCCTCTCACTACTGATTGCTCATACTAAAAAACCAGTAACTCCTGGCCTTCCAACTACTGTCCATATTTAAAACCCCACAACTATTACTTATATTACAGTAGTGTTTGCTACATTTAAGGAGCAGCTCACTGTGTTCAGTGCCGCACGTTGCCAATAATGCACAAGACATCCGCCCAAAGAGCAAGATTTAAAGGATGGACTCCTAGACCTGCACATATTCCAAGTCTGTTTTGTAGGGCTTCAAAAACCAATATTGCTGCTGAAAGAATCAACCTGCCAGGTAAAGTGCCAGGAGTACCTTTGTGTACTGCTCCACCAGCTTCGTGAAGTAGTTGAAGAGGCTGTGCTGGGGGCGAAGGAAGTCGAACTGATAGTTGCGCTGCTCCTTCTGCATCAGCTGAGTCAAGAACTGGCGCCCGTTGCGAGCCACGAACTGCGCCGTGAGCTTCACCACGTCCAGGTCGAAGGCCGAGATGGAGGGAGGATCCGCAATGAACTCGAACTCCGGAGGCGGCTCCTTTGGAACAACCGTCTCCTGGATCACCTGGGCCTGCACCTGCAGAGCGGAACAGAGACAGCTCAGTAACTGAAGGAATAAATTGTTACCAAACACTCCAGAGTGCCCATTTTTGCTTCAGCTGTTGTGAGAAAGCAACATCGGTCTAGATATCCTGGTAGCTGCAAGGATGGGAAGACTTAGCATCACAGGATATAACTGGATATCTGTATTTAGGCCCactggaaaataaatgtttcccCAACAGCTAACAGAACTGGAAACATCAGGACTTGCTGTGATTCTCCAGGACAGTCAATAACACACAAAGTGACTGCTGGCCATACAAAGTGTCAGAGACCCCGACTCAGTCAGCGCCCTTTCTCCATCCAGCAGGTATAAAGGCACAGGTAAAAAAATTTAGCAACGTTTTGTACTCCACATTTTAAAGTTGATCCTtctggcagaaaaaaaaggaattatttctAGAAACTAGTGCATGCAACAAGCCCAAACTGAACACCAAGGGATTCGAAGGTACTTGCCTATGGAAGGAGTCCTGAGCTCATATGGTTTGAGCGATCGCTAGTGTACATAGCACATAAATCAATATACAACTAAACGTAAATATAACAGACCGAGTATAATTAGATAACTTGAAGTTATATGTGAAACTTAATGTTATCAGCAACTGGAGGATGCACATCTGCACCAAAACAAAGTCCCAGACACCGTCTAAACCTCTTGGTGCTGTCTTTTTCGCAAATGTATAAATAACTCAATTTGTCTGGTCGTTGAGACCTTCTGCTTAACACCAGGCTGTGACACCACCAGTAGCAGCCGAGTTCTCGACCGAAGCGACAGGAACACTGACCTTctgcgggagctgctgctgagcgctctgctgctgctgcatgacCTTGGGAATGGCAGCCGAGGGCTCCTGGGCTTTCCCCTCCTTGAACTCGCTGACTTTGTGCCGGTAGTACGCATGGTAAGGGTCGTTGGGATTCAAGAAATTGAACTTGGGGTTATTTATTTCATTCTGACGAATTCGAGCTTCAAATTCCGGACCATTTCtggggaggaaaaagagaaattgtTTAGATAAACGAGCATCAACTCAAGTGTAAATGTCTATTTCTTTTATAATACGACATGCTGATGTATCAGCCCCTCAGAAGACAATTTTCTCTCCCACGTGGAAGGAATTTCCCTCTATGAAACTCATGCCCAGCACAGCAGCCAGTTGTACACACACAAGTTAAAGGCATTTGCCCTAATTTAGTCTGTAATGATTTGCAGTGAATATGTAAGACACTTAAAACCTCATAAGTGTTCCACAATCTCATAGATCATTTACTGGATTAGACAATTTATTAGATGAAATTTACAAGTTACTTATTAGACCATTTTTATTTGCTCTATTAACAAGCTTTTAAGACTAGTTTCATTCATATAAAGGAAAAATGCAGGTAATGGTCAGCATGTCCAGACACTGATCACATTTGAGTGCTGCATTTAGGAGAGACCCAAGTTTTAGTGGGGTAACGTCCCTTCCTCCCACCCAAAGCGCAAGACATTGATTTCGGGGTAGTTTGAGAAAATTAATGCTGCCGTATCACATTTCTATTCACCTTCTCTGGAGGCCTCTAGGTCTTGTTTAGATGCTGAGGCCTCCTTGTTTGGAGCAGGCTTTACTATACCAAAGGATAAACAGCCCCTTCCTTATGCTCAGAGGAAGTCAACGCTCCTTGGCAGCACTTCAGAGAGTAGTTACACAATAAGCGTCTCTGGCTAGACCAGCGTTTTGGAATTGTCTGACACCCCCAGCTTCAGCGAGGTGAAAGCACACAGCGCTCAACCTGTTCAGGGGCTGCAAAGGTGAAGAATTTGCAGAGCCACCTGAGGAGGTATTTACCTTCTGTGCTATTTGTACGCTGCAAGACAACCAAGATCCAGCCCCCTGAGACCTCACATAGTGATAGAACAGCCAGAAATACTTAAGCATTAACAAAACCCACAGCGGAAGACGGCCCAGCTACCATCAACAGCTTGCACTTGTAGAGTGATGACATCAGGCAAACAGAAGACGCGTAAGTGAGTAAAATTTATTCAACTTTTAGACTCTTGCCCTAAATTTGACATCAATACTCACGCTAATCAATTGGCTACAGTCAACAGGGGAAAAATATTCCCATGTGGCTCACGGGCAGCTCATCTGTCCTCAGGGAGCACACACGTCTCTCCTCCTGGCTGTCACAGGAGAGAAATGACCAAGGTTTGTATGAACACCCACCGAGCTGCACACAAACAAGGGCAGGATGTCACCTCAGGGCCTGACAAACGTGAGCATCCTTGTTTTGGGAAGTTCAACACCTACACTCTGTTCAACACCTACACAGTGACGGCTCCTTGTGGCTCCTGTTCTACCTGGAATGTTGTTTCCCCTTCAGTTCACTCAGAACAGGAACTGTCACCTGGTTATTGCAGCACATGCCAAGAACTTTATTTAATCAGTTTTTCTAGCAAAGCGTGGCTTAAACCTCTTAAGTAGAATATCCTTCCCCACAGCCTCGCGGGTTTAGACTCAATCCTTAAAATTCTCCATGTCACGTCACAGGAGCGTGACCTGCTGCAGTTCCTGGAGCTGCGCAGAAGAGAACTGTGGAAACCTAAGGACAGATGAGGTGACACCAGTGTCACTTACCTGGCTACGAAGCTGGCAGTCTTGTCGACAATATTCCTGACCTCTGGGGGAGGGTAAATAATCCCTACCACAGGCTTGGCTGGTGCCGCCGCTTCCTCTTTCGGCTCCTCTTCTGGCTataataaaaatgaatatttacaaatctatatttttcttacagttctctgcagtgctgcctcaCAACTGCAGCAAATATTCGAAAGGTGATGAGGTGGTGGAATGGGGAGGCATCTTTCATTGTGCTGTCTGCAGTCAAAGAGCCTAAATCAAAGCTGAGAACAAAAGCAATTTCAAATAATATCGAGTAACATGCTACATATCAGCAGGTGAGACCAAGGCCCGGTAGGCGACAAACCCAAATTAGGTTTATTTTGAGTTGGCTGAGTTGGAAAATTCATCTCCCTTCTCCCTCAACTTCCTCACCTACATTGGAAATAACAATCCTAACACACCATAACAGATTGTTCTGCGACCCCATGTTTCACGAAGGCTGCGTAAGAGTTAATTATTCCAAATggcaggcagcactgccagtcctCCTCCTCGCCCCCAAAACGATCTGATTTGCCTGAATCACCCATAACAGTCCCACAAACTCCCCAGCTTCTCTGGGTGGGAGACGATGTTTGGCATCTTTTCAAGGGCACTCGCCACACGGCCACTCCATGGGAAGCAAAACAAACCCTCCTGGGGTTTTTACTAACTCAGCCTTCACCCTGAGCAGGTTTATAAATGCCAAGACCAGAGGCAGCTCAGGGGAAAGCCTAAAAAACACATCTGGGAGTAACTCAGCACTgctaaacaggctgggaaattaGGAACGTTCCTAGAGGTCTGTGGGACTAGAAGAAACTAGAACCCGAACGATTAACTCATTAAATAACACATTGTTTTTAATCCCGTTGTGGTTGCATCAAAATTTGTTTTGTAGAGAAAAAATCTGCAGGGCACTTTTCCCATTGATATTACAGGAGAATCTGAACTAAAATCCCAAAACCCTCCCTGGGGGTGGCTTTATCCTCCAGCCAGATCAGAAACTGCTCTTTGCATGACACTAAAGACGTCCCTCCTCTTTCCTCACCAAGAAACTTTCACAGAAAAAACTGttataaaataaaagatgtgTATGGGAAATGTCTGTAATCTTAACCCAGGATTTTCACTCAGAAAAAGGCTCTCAGGGACTGATGCTGCAATGGGAACCACtggaacagctggggagggaaCAGCTGTGCCACATTTTGGGGTGAACCCAGCTGGGACAAGAGAACCAGggtgtggtcagtaggtcagagaggttctcctacccctctgctctgccctggggagaccacacctggaatattgtgtccagttgtggcccctcagttccagaaggacagggaactgctggagagagtccagcgcagccaccaagatgctgaagggagtggagcatctcccgtgtgaggaaaggctgagggagctggggctctggagctggagaagaggagactgaggggggactcattcctggggatcaatatggaaagggaggatggagccaggctcttctcggtgacaaccagtgacaggacaaggggcaatgggtacaaactggaacacaggaggttccactgaaagatgagaagaaacttgttcatggtgagggtggcagagcctggcccaggctgcccagggaggttgtggagtctccttctctgcagacattcaaacccgcctggacaccttcctgtggaacctcagctgggtgttcctgctccatggggggattgcactggatcagctttccagggcccttccaacccctcacattctgtgagaTTCTGTGAATCGTGGAGGTCCCGCTGAGCCCAGGCCTGTTATGCTCCCTCACACACCGGGCCGTGTGCTGGATCCCTTCCCAGGCTCCTGCGGGCGGGGCTGTCCCCACAGCTCCCGGCAGCCCCGCACACCCAGCGCGGTGCCGCTGCCGGCAGAGGCCGCAGCCCCGTCCCCAAACACCCACTCCAAACAGCGACAAACGGCAGGAGAGAACCGCAGCCCCCCACCCGTGCCGAGGGACCAGTGTGGGAAGGCAAACCTCACACCGACCTCACACCGACCCCGCGGGCCCGACTCCGCCGCGCCCAGGCCCCGATCCCCTCAACGCGGCCCCCCCGCCCACGCGGCTCGCACCGGTTTGCTCTCCGCGGGGGGCGCTGGCTGCGCCGGGGGCATGGCCTGCACGGGTCCGGCCGGCATGGTGCTCCCGCTGAGGGGCCGGGACGGGCGGGAAGAGAAACAACAGAGACACCAGAGAGACCGGAGACCCCGACGCCGCCGCGGACGAAATGGCGGCCGGAAGTGACGGAGTGCCCACGAGCAGGCGCACGCGCAGACTGCGGGCTACGGGCCACCCGCGGGGGGGGATAGCGCGCATGCGCCGGAAAATACCACAAGGGAGGGGGTTTCCCTAAAGgaggaggcggcagcaggaggagcgaACCATTGCGGCTCGGGGGGGACGTGGCCTGGAGGCGTGGCCTCCGGGGGGCGTGACCTGAGCGGTTGCCGTAGCAACCGCCGGCGGCGCGCGGGCAGGGGAGGGCGTGACCCGCGTCCCCTCACAGGCCCCGGTgccgccgccgcagccccggTGTCACAGGTGTCGCCTGTCCTGCCACCCCGGCGCCATGGCGCAGCTGCTGGGCCATCCCGGCTGCATGGAGAGCCTGCGGGCCGACCTGCGGGACCTGCAGGCGGCCATCGGCGACGTCTGGGCCCGGGCCGGGCCCGTGCGCTTCCCCTCCTGGAAGTTCCCGGACCGCGTGTCGTGCGAGCTGGACGTGCCGGCGCTGCTGGAGCGGTACAGCCACCGgcacggggacccccagttcaGCCAGCACGCACACGTcgcgctgctggagctgctcatCGACAGGTGAGAGGGCACGGCCAGGCCCGGCCACCCCGCTCCAGGGACCGGCAGAGCGACTGCTTGTCCCCGCGGGAAGGGTACGGCTGGGTGTGCAACCTGTCCAACGTGGCCAAACGTTCTGGATGCTTCTTTCCCACGTGTTTCCATGATGAGTGATGGAAACAATTAccttgaaaggctgagggagctggggctctggagctggaggagactgaggggggactcattcctggggatcaatatggaaaggggcagtgtcaggaggatggagccaggctcttctgggtgacaaccagtgacaggacaaggggcaatgggtgcaaactggaacacaggaggttccacttaaatgtgagaagaaacttgttcctggtgagggtgtcagagcctggcccaggctgcccagggaggttgtggagtctccttctctgcagacattcaaacccgcctggacaccttcctgtggaacctcagctgggtgttcctgctccatggggggattgcactggatgagctttccaggtcccttcaacccctgacattctgggattctgtgaaataaataggcccaggcaggatgtctcagcaaagcatgttttaataatgattttgcaggatcaagtgttctacctaaaggtggGCACACCTGAAAGGAccaaaagcccctgcttatatctgcCTCAAATGtcggccacaaattccctcccctgttccccattggttgggtacttcaggatTTACAGACTgatgcctgcctcagtttacgtatttcattcatctaatccgaacaaTACCCTTCTCCTTTTcgat
This DNA window, taken from Patagioenas fasciata isolate bPatFas1 chromosome 17, bPatFas1.hap1, whole genome shotgun sequence, encodes the following:
- the SF3A1 gene encoding splicing factor 3A subunit 1, with translation MPAGPVQAMPPAQPAPPAESKPPEEEPKEEAAAPAKPVVGIIYPPPEVRNIVDKTASFVARNGPEFEARIRQNEINNPKFNFLNPNDPYHAYYRHKVSEFKEGKAQEPSAAIPKVMQQQQSAQQQLPQKVQAQVIQETVVPKEPPPEFEFIADPPSISAFDLDVVKLTAQFVARNGRQFLTQLMQKEQRNYQFDFLRPQHSLFNYFTKLVEQYTKILIPPKGLLLKLKKEAENPKEVLDQVYYRVEWAKFQERERKKEEEEKEKERVAYAQIDWHDFVVVETVDFQPSEQGNFPPPTTPEELGARILIQERYEKFGESEEVEMEVESDEEDEKQEKTEEPPAQPDQDTQVQDMDEGSDDEDEGQKVPPPPETPMPPPLPPTPDQVIVRKDYDPKASKPLPPAPAPDEYLVSPITGEKIPASKMQEHMRIGLLDPRWLEQRDRSIREKQSDDEVYAPGLDIESSLKQLAERRTDIFGVEETAIGKKIGEEEIQKPEEKVTWDGHSGSMARTQQAAQANITLQEQIEAIHKAKGLVPEDDSKEKIGPSKPNEIPQPPPPSSASNPPASAPPITSVPRPPTMPPPVRAAVVSAVPVMPRPPMTPVVRLPPGSVIATPMPPIIHTPRINVVPMPPSAPPIMSPRPPPMIVPTAFVPAPPVAPVPSPAPMPPVHPPPPMEDEPVSKKLKSEDSLIPEEEFLRRNKGPVTVKVQVPNMQDKTEWKLNGQVLVFTLPLSDQVSVIKVKIHEATGMPAGKQKLQYEGIFIKDSNSLAYYNMTSGSLIHLALKERGGRKK